In Lactuca sativa cultivar Salinas chromosome 5, Lsat_Salinas_v11, whole genome shotgun sequence, the DNA window ACTGCATGTCAACACTAATaacacttaaaaacatgttttttcctACATTTAGAGCACCCACTATTCCTATATCAACAACCAACTTTAGGTCCAATTCCAACCACCTGCAAAAGACAATTAGAAGAATACACACCTGAATTGGACACAAAGAcaacataaatatataataaagggATAATTTGATGAAATAGAGATGTATCTTACATTTATTTACCTATGATACTGAGATTGCAAGGCTATCCAGTATATCCTCCATAAAGATGTAGTGTGAAAAAACTTGCATCCATAAGTTTAACCTTAACCATAAAGATGTAGTATGAAAAAACATGCATCCACCAAGTAGAAACGAAAAGAACTAGAGTCTCAGGGAAGCATATTGGCATATAGTTGAAACAAAGCCCCTCTAATAAGATAAATATGATTGGAGGAAAAGGTTTGATTCTTGAAGCTGAAAATAAGGACCTGAAGAAAGAAGCATACGCATTTGCTTCCTCTTTACATATCTTGTCAATTGTTGTTGATTCTTCTTCTGAAAGTTTATACATCATAGAGAAGGAAGTCATGTAAAATGAGCGTTTTGACCCCATCTTCTTCATCTCAGTAAGATTCCAATCTCAAAAGATGAAGTGTCTAGATAACAGCATATGGACTAAAAGCGTTATGAAACAGTGAAATGGGGaccaaaaaagaaaaagattCATTTTTTAGCATATTCGAAAAAAAGTCAATAACAAATTGACTTATGATAAAAATATCTATCAAGAATCTCACCTTGAATTCCTCGAATGTAAAGTTGACAAGTCACACTCCCCATTGGGTGGTTGTTAAGGTGTAATTTTTCATGGGGTTAGAAGTTAGAAAAAGGAAAAAGATGAAACTTGTGCTTCAGGGAAAATATGTCTAACAACATATCTGTGTGAACCACCTGAAAATCTTCCATCAGTTAATAATGCACATTCCTACAAAATTTCACAAAATTTTATCTCATCaatatataactaatttacacaatCTAAATAGCTTTTAAAAACAATTTGTTAGAAAcaagaaaaattataactttttaaGCGATTTTGAATGAAACCTTAAAAATTACCTTCCCAAGACCTGCACCCATTATTGCACTTGTTGGTGTCAGCATCTCAGGCATACCTGGGCCCCCTTTAGGACCTTCTCCTCTAATAACAACCACTTTCCCCTGAAACAAGATTTTATTCAAAAAttcaaataaagaaaataaaaaaagggactaaattcaagaaatagcaacatgcttttaattagtttattataacATCTTACTTTCATTTGCTTATACTTTAATAGACGTTTTTTTTCCTATTCAAACATTGTAATAGAAAAAAATACAAGTAGAAtgtgctataataaacaaataattgAAAATACATTGATATTTCTTGAATAGTCGAAAAAGTATACCTTAAAACTCATGGGGTCTTCAGAGATGGCTGCAATCATGGCTTCCTCCCCCTCAAAGACATATGCAGGACCTGAAAAAAGTCTCCCAGATCATTATTAATAAAACCAACTACaaattaaacaaaacaaaatgtgaAAATGAGAGAATTACCAGAGAAATATAACCCTTCTTTTCCTGTGATCTTTGCTGCTGAGCCTTCAGGTGCAAGATTTCCATATAATATTTGAAGATGACCCATTTTCTTTATCGGGTTCAATTGCAAAGCCCACGGGATATGTGGGCAATGATTCCTTAGCAATGAACTTGTTCAGCTTCCACATGATTTTCTGGAAATACTTTTGGGTAGCTGCAGGGTAGTCTCCAGATCTGAATTTTGGTGAGTCTTGCATGGTTGAACCATAGCCACTTTTCCCTTCTAACATAGAAGGTCTAGCTCCTTTGCTACTTGTAGCTGGAACCTGAAAAGATGACATTAAAATTTACTGAAGCATAATCTAATTCAACATTTTTAACTAATAATTTGATTCTGAACATTTTAATTTAGGTTGAATGTTTTGGATTTGAGTTTGTCATATCCATCTAATATAATGAAGAGGTGTGGATTCAATATAGGAGCAGCCCTTTTGGTCATCCATGAACTACTGCATCTAAATCAATTAAGTACGTGAGAAGAGcacaagaataaaaataagtcaaCAACACATTTAGAAAGGCAAAAGATGTTCTGACTTGATAATAATTACAAGCTATGATTACATATCTCATATGAGCCCCTTCAGATGCATCTTTTGTGAGGGATTTGGTCCCCATATGCGAATGGTTTGCTCATCACTAGATGATGCTAGCATTTGATGTCTCCTAGGATTCCAGGTCACACAGTTTACAGTCATTGAATGACCAGAAAGCACCTCAATTGGATCAAAACCACTTTGATTCCAGATATACACCTGCTCTCACAATTATCAGAAAATAAACTTAAGGATAATGAGCTGATGAAAGTTAGGTAAATTCACAGGTATATATATGTCTTACCTGAAATGGCAGTTGGAGACACTCAAGCCATTATGAGACTAAGTGCCCAACTCCCCTGTTGTGCATAGTTAAGAAGGTTAACTTCCCTGAACAATGGAACAGACAAGTGTTATGGATTTTAAAATTAGTCTCCTAATTCTGGTGCATGAAGAAAGAATCTTCTTATGCATTCGTATCTTATCCCATTTGATTACACttcttttatatgtaatgtataaTTCAACGAATATTCTAAGAATAGAATCTCTAGAGTATTGATTTTGTTAAGGACATGCTAGTTACCTTCCATATAATTGTTGTACATTTACTTGATGAAGATGCTAAATAATCCCAATTgttagagaactgaacaaaccaAACTTCATTCTTGTGGTCAGACAAGATCTGCAACAATTTTTCAAAGAGATTACTCCATTAAAAGATTAGCATGAACTATTTACAATTTGAACTAACACACCTGAATGGTTTCTGTAGGGATCTGATCCCTACCACAAGAATGATCCTTATAGATTGATACTGGATCCAGAGAATTATGGTAGATGCGTGAATCAATTTGGGAACTAACCACCCTTTCAACCAGACGTTCCAATCCTCTAAAAACATTGCCTTTTGATCTTTACATAACAACATATTTTTCAGACTTGTTAATCAGCAACCAAAATTGAAAGCCAAAGACCTGAATTAGGTAGCAGAAACGAATCTCCTGCAAAAGATGAACACCAAATCGTAACCACGGTTTCTTGAATCAACTTAACCGATTagttaattgatgggttttagccataagaactttcctatgtgcgcatgcaaaaccctaatgcttggatctaggctttctaataaacatgctttgaatccaagtcttctaatgactaattaggttaaataacaacattgaaacagatctagaatcatacctttgagttccttgttgatcttgaggtcttggagcttctagagtcacaaatgtcactcctctaatggcttacaaacaccaatagcaagaagaatgatttaggagagaggagaggggaggaattcggccagggttctcttactttatgagatgtgtcgaattccctatgccatggggtctatttatacttgtagactccttaagggttacaacctaaaccctaattggataatcttctcttaaggctatccgaatccattccatagataagcctttggacgattttggctatcctaacattcttagaattcgtccaaagcatatcccaatggatttacagtctaaagcttaactatcaaacaactgacagtttgtacccctttatttaattaatctctttaagtcaccaaattaattctaattaattctatgacttatattaatcaaataacaaatatattattcattatattattctcataatatattaataatatttactctctcttaataaatcatcctatcaagttgctatggtgaaggcaaccaaaaaggaccatgcacaaccgggtcaaatacttgcctaatatagttgcagccttagacactattccaacagtctcccacttggataagtctagtaactatatttagaagtacaattcggtttgcaatcgtagctctcaaagacgctgtcaactctgatctaatcaatcttgtcctttagataagggaacgtacagtcctctgttagatatcatgctgacaatcctatggaatggttagtcaagcatttaggtttctcgatctctgatttatttgacatagaacttaatcgaacacatcaattcacttctgaccgggcccgacacataagtcaaattaaatcatcgagcggccaagatatcgcttttacgttcttagataaaagttacagataaacttcgacttatatgcatttacttattcattaaccaactatacacaacaatatgttttataacaccaagttactgatgcgttttcgtattatcaatgtacaatcaattaacaaataataaaccatatatctaggttttaagactatatgatattatcgtcttgcgatcagcttttatatcgtattccataaggtgattccagcaagcacgggtttattccgatgctcaaaactagttcataagcactcatgaacgttgcaacaatcctttgctatgtctaacaccatttagacattctacacaccaattcatgacaatcttcattcatatctactcccaacatatgaacgattgtggaccatttgaacaattcagttattcctaataaactcaattattctggaagtcaaaacatgcaaagtgaaacaataggtaaacaattaacataagatagtaacattactcataaataaaactcctttatttaatcatcaaatgtcaattacatttatctattacacgtttctaatactatctaatctatgctaatatcatccttccgcccaatactcctagcatgctgcaagtgcttaaccctactcagtcccttcgtaagcggatctgctgggttatcttctgatgatatcctcttcactacgagttgtccttcttctaaacgatgtctaatgaagtgatactttctgtcgatatgtcttgatctaccatgatcccttggttccttggtcaaggcaaccgcgccttcgttatcacagaaaatctccattggctcctttatggcaggtacaactccaagatcaccgatgaagttctttagccatattgcttccttcgacgcttcgctcgctgcaatgtactctgattcgcacgttgaatcagctacggtttcctgcttggaactcttccatgtcactgctcctccatttagggtaaagacccagcccgactgcgaacgatagttgtccctgtcggtctgaaagctggcgtcactataccctcgcaccttcaagtcatcactccctccgaggactaagaaccattccttcatcctccgaaggtacttaaggatgtttttcaccgcaatcgaatgtgctttgccaggattcccttgaaatctgctaaccatgctcaaagcgaaggctacatcaggacgagtacatgtcatagcgtacatgattgagccaactgcgtaagcgtatggtactcggcttatttctgctatctcagcttcggtactcggactttgagtcttactcaatttggcattactttgtatcggtagttctcccttctttgagttttccatactaaaacgttttagtaccttctctaagtaagtattctgactaagtccaattagtctcttacttctttctcttactatccttattcccaaaatgtaagaagcctctctgaggtccttcatagcgaagcacttcccgagccaggacttaacctcctgcagagtcgggatgtcgtttcctatgagtaatatgtcatcgacatatagaacgaggaagcttactatactcccactggctttgacatatacacaagattcgtcttcgcttcgtacaaatccaaactctttgactttctcatcgaagcaaagattccatctacgagacgcttgcttaagtccataaatggacttctcaagcttacacactctattcggatgcttcggatccacaaacccctctggctgagccatgtaaacatcctcagccaactttccattaaggaaagcggtcttgacatccatttgccaaatttcataatcatgaaatgcggcaattgctagcatcattctaatagatttaatcttcgcaactggcgagaaggtctcatcatagtcaactccgggagtttgagtaaagcccttcgcgaccaatcgcgctttatatgtgtgtacgtttccatccacgtcggtcttcttcttgaagatccatttgcacccaacggtcttacgtccgggcacgtaatcaaccaaattccaaacttggttatcatacatggattggatctcgctatccattgcctctttccacttt includes these proteins:
- the LOC128126327 gene encoding dihydroxy-acid dehydratase, chloroplastic-like, which codes for MGHLQILYGNLAPEGSAAKITGKEGLYFSGPAYVFEGEEAMIAAISEDPMSFKGKVVVIRGEGPKGGPGMPEMLTPTSAIMGAGLGKVIFKVSFKIA